A region of the Salvelinus alpinus chromosome 24, SLU_Salpinus.1, whole genome shotgun sequence genome:
TGGGACGTAGGCTGGTCTGGAGTACTGGTAGTCCCCCTCACCAACCTCCTCGTCATCCCCGTCCTGGCTGGTGGCCTCGCTACCTGAGCCGTCGTGGTCGACCGGCGGAGAGCAGCTGCCGCCGGGCTGGATGCTGTTGTTCTCCAGAGAGGATGGGGAGAAGCTGTTCTCCAGGAGCTGATCCATTTCCATCTTGGCAAAGCCCTCCACTGCTACTCCGCCGGCCTCCAGGCCCATGGAGTCATCCCCAGGGCTGTGGTAGCTGCTGTCCCCAGGGGAAGGCCTGTCCCCAAGCCCACCAGAAGACTTGTGCGCTAATGTTCTTGCGCCGCTTCCTACCACCTCTAACAGCTCAGTGCACTTGTCCACTACGTGCCACATCTGGAGGAAGCTTGCTGCAGTGAGGAACGCTACCACTTCGCCAGCCGGTAGGTGCAGGGTGCCTGTGTAGCAAGAGAGGAGGAGGCGTTCGAACACACATGGGTGCATGACGTCGGGTAAAACACAGCGGGCGCTGTTTTTGAGGAGGACCTGGTCGCAGAAGTAGGGCGAACTGGCGGCCAGGACGGCCCGGTGAGCGCGGTACTGGTGGCCCTGGATGACCAcgatgatgtcacaaagctggCCTCTCTGCCGTTGCTGGTTGAGCTTCTGAAGCAGGGATCCGGAGAAGTTTGGGAAGTCCACGCGGAGCACGTTACCCTCGGACTCCATGGCAGCCAGGGTTCTAGATCTAGAACATGTAGAACATCAACAAGTCATTCATTATGTTGAAGTTAAATATGTGGGTTCTAGATCTAGAGCACATAGGTATTAAGgtactgtaacgaccctgggtttataagcgcggaaatcgaccctgccgcacgagcatgcttttgcggcacagtcgatagcgcgccggacctcgggctagaagatcgagggttcgagacctgctccctgctgtttcattacagtacataGGCCTAGTACTTTGCAATCGACTCATGTTTTAACTTTGCGAGCACAGTTTCTATGATTTTCCTTATATCACTGACAAAACAGAAAAATGCACTTTCACtcccacttagctagatgtgatAAAAGCACAATACTTGTGattaatttattttaaactgGCATGGATAGTTAGACAAATATTTCATAATTCTATTAATCATGAGATCACATGGAGTAGCTAGAACTTGCTAAAGATGGCCATAAAATTTACATAAGTGGGATGTACTCACTAACCACCTTCGATCCACAGTTTTCATGTGAGCAAAGTAATACTGTACAAAAACGATTGTTCTTATTATTACGAAAATGAATGAcaactgtgatggaaacaggaaggttcggtacaattttataaatgcctacAGATAACGTGTTCATTCCACATGGTGGGacctttttgtgtcggtaaaatgtattatgcgggaaatggcggtggaaacgccttCATGCGCAAATACCGGTTTAAAAACCATCATATTGAAGCAAACTTGGGAGTCACGCGaagatatggtgtgtggtcctctcactacgactcgggaaaccatgcagtttattaggttaCAGATTAAGTTAATTATGAGGAACTTCACAGGGTGCTGAAAGTGCACGCTATGAGCTTCATggtcctttccaataaatatcgagggactcattctggtgacatgatgatcgatgcttgacaaaAACaaatatccataataatctcataatgtagactagcctacgcgcactgtatctgcgagctgatGGTTAGAACGCATGTGCCAAGACCATAGTAGGCAGGCTATTTaggcaacagtttttgtgacaaaactattggttgagttgaaaatgcgatggaaacacatttagatttgtattctgtacatgaAAACGCAATACAAATGTAATGCTGTGTGTCTACGTCATCAAGCACTGTTTTTTCTCCGCAACAAGTCAGTTTTGGTGGAAACACTCCACTTGACGGAAAATGcaaatattttctttatgcagattttagaatattcgcatgaaatctgtcgccaataagatggaaacctagctaatgaTACTCAATGATAGAAGCTGTTACCAAGCAAATACAATTGAATACTCACAATGAAGAAAAAACGTAGGTAAGCAATATAGGTTTGGATTTCAACATCTGCAAACTGTTATGTGCAGATTTGCATTCAGAACACTGTGTGCAAGTGTAAACATTTCCATTTCCCGTGTGATTCACAAGATGCTGAAAAAACAATGTTGCAGAAGCTGGCTAGCTGAGCTATGGCGCTAACCCAAGTAGAATGCACTGAATACATCAAATTCTTACGATCATGATGAATTCCTAGGTTTTCAAGAATTactgaccatacgtacatatctaTGAGTCGTACATGCATGAAAAATAGAGTTGTCTCACCTTTGATTTCATTTTGATCTTTTGATTTAGAATACAACAGTCACCTCTCTTCCGAGTTCCACCGGATTTCTTTCAGTTTACGTCATCACGTAGCCAAGAATCGCATGGCGCGTTATGAGCAATGTAAACAAACCCGCCGGCAGCCCGCCCCCACTGTCTGGTTTCCACAAGATAACACAGCGACAGTCAGATTCACagtcacaaatcaaatcaaatcgaatgttatttgtcacatgtgcccaatacaacaagtgtagaccttaccgtgaaatgcttatttacaagcccttaaccaacaacgcagttcaagaaatagagttaagaaaaaaatGACTGAATAAAATatagtaaaaaaattaataaaaacgaacacaataaaataacaataccgaggctatataaaaggggtaccggtaccgagtaaatgtgttagtcgaggtaatttgtacatgtaggtaggggtaaagtgactatgcatagataataaacagagagtaacagcaatGCAAAAtcaaatgtaaatagtccgggtggccattttattaatcgttcagcagtcttatggcttgggggtagaagctgttaaggagccttttggacctagacttggcgttccggtactgcttgccgtgcggtagcagagggaacagtctatgacttgggtgactgaagtctaaggcaatttttggggccttcctctgacacagccaagTTAGTATATAGTGTCTTACAGCTGGATGCCGAGCAGttcccataccaggcggtgatgcaaccgggcaggatgctctcgatggtgcagctgtagagcttttctaggatctggggac
Encoded here:
- the LOC139552014 gene encoding zinc finger and BTB domain-containing protein 43-like; the protein is MESEGNVLRVDFPNFSGSLLQKLNQQRQRGQLCDIIVVIQGHQYRAHRAVLAASSPYFCDQVLLKNSARCVLPDVMHPCVFERLLLSCYTGTLHLPAGEVVAFLTAASFLQMWHVVDKCTELLEVVGSGARTLAHKSSGGLGDRPSPGDSSYHSPGDDSMGLEAGGVAVEGFAKMEMDQLLENSFSPSSLENNSIQPGGSCSPPVDHDGSGSEATSQDGDDEEVGEGDYQYSRPAYVPPSIMGHRKWVHVKSERREDCGGGGTLFSGDPAVTDPEQMNFSHSQASASKSSLSHSIDEKLAAQLEDRLEEDPLDFYGTSMEGFSADKAEGTPLGLKNNLLGGATGGEESGGGLEGNPSGLQEETSHSGFASVVYKLYPCQCGKSFTHKSQRDRHMSMHLGLRPYGCAVCGKSFKMKHHLVGHMKIHTGVKPYECSLCAKRFMWRDSFNRHTSSCTRAHQARPAVNEQAAQIC